The Streptomyces spororaveus genome includes a region encoding these proteins:
- a CDS encoding serine hydrolase domain-containing protein yields the protein MKPTHLRLCRACAAAAAAGLLIAPAAAGSASGASVPRSSTPVTTTATTAATAPTPSSTPSPETGTGFTPLTPAVAAQLDAAVRQVMREAQVPGVTVGLWAPGKGSYVRSFGVADKATGAPMTPSLHVRIGSETKTFTVTALLQLVDQGKVRLDDHIGDYVAGVPNGDRITLRELAGMRSGLFNYSLDGDFIKNLQADPERYVAPRQLLDYSFKHPVQFEPGAEFDYSNTNLILLGLVVEKITGRPLHEVITKDVLGPAGLRSTVFPTSPALPVPYAHGYTDQTATGKTEDATRWNPSWAWAAGEMASDLQDLRSWARTLATGTLLKPATQAERLKTTPMDIPGAGYGLGIFDVQGWIGHNGSIPGYEVLPVYLPSAQATMVILLNTDSQYKGQEPSTLFGEAVTSIVTPDHVYPGHKPVVPRTG from the coding sequence GTGAAGCCAACCCATCTCCGGCTGTGCCGGGCCTGCGCGGCTGCCGCCGCGGCAGGACTGCTCATAGCCCCGGCGGCAGCGGGTTCCGCGTCCGGGGCGTCCGTTCCCCGGTCGTCCACTCCCGTCACCACGACCGCCACCACCGCGGCCACCGCCCCCACCCCGAGCTCGACCCCTTCCCCGGAGACCGGTACGGGCTTCACGCCGCTCACACCGGCCGTCGCGGCGCAACTCGACGCGGCCGTGCGTCAGGTCATGCGCGAGGCGCAGGTACCGGGCGTGACCGTCGGGCTGTGGGCCCCCGGCAAGGGCAGCTACGTACGGTCCTTCGGGGTGGCGGACAAGGCGACCGGCGCGCCCATGACGCCCTCGCTCCACGTGCGCATCGGCAGCGAGACGAAGACGTTCACCGTCACCGCCCTCCTCCAGCTCGTCGACCAGGGGAAGGTGCGGTTGGACGACCACATCGGCGACTACGTGGCGGGAGTGCCGAACGGTGACCGCATCACCCTGCGGGAACTGGCGGGCATGCGCAGCGGGCTGTTCAACTACAGCCTGGACGGGGACTTCATCAAGAACCTCCAAGCCGATCCGGAACGGTACGTCGCACCGCGGCAGTTGCTCGACTACTCCTTCAAGCACCCCGTGCAGTTCGAACCGGGGGCGGAGTTCGACTACAGCAACACCAACCTGATCCTGCTCGGCCTGGTGGTGGAGAAGATCACCGGCCGCCCGCTCCACGAGGTCATCACCAAGGACGTCCTGGGACCGGCCGGGCTCCGCAGCACGGTGTTCCCGACGAGCCCGGCCCTGCCGGTGCCCTACGCGCACGGCTACACCGACCAGACCGCCACGGGCAAGACCGAGGACGCGACGCGCTGGAATCCGTCCTGGGCCTGGGCCGCCGGAGAGATGGCCTCCGACCTCCAGGACCTGCGCAGCTGGGCCCGCACCCTCGCCACCGGCACGCTGCTGAAGCCGGCGACCCAGGCCGAGCGCCTGAAGACCACTCCGATGGACATTCCGGGTGCCGGCTACGGACTGGGCATCTTCGACGTGCAGGGCTGGATCGGCCACAACGGCTCGATCCCCGGCTACGAGGTCCTGCCCGTCTACCTGCCGTCGGCACAGGCGACGATGGTCATCCTCCTGAACACCGACAGCCAGTACAAGGGCCAGGAGCCCAGCACCCTGTTCGGTGAGGCGGTCACCAGTATCGTCACCCCCGACCACGTGTATCCCGGCCACAAACCAGTCGTGCCCAGGACGGGCTGA
- a CDS encoding endonuclease/exonuclease/phosphatase family protein, with the protein MSVVIGTWNLENLCRPLPPGSPPSNRCAVKDEATYQAKLEGLAATIGRLAPDLLGVQEVGSHEALSDLVDRLDGDWHIALSTHPDRRGIRVGFLSRRPLTVVEDRTAFPDHLPPVRVEDDGTMIKRMGRGGLVVRWSPAPGHSVGAAVCHLKSKLLTFPGNRHSTDDEQLRARYAAYALYRRAAEAVTIRFVADQLLQGDGRAHEVIVMGDLNDEFKAATTQILYGPPGSQIGGGGFHDADLGDPRRLWNLAPRILEQGGFSRVFEGQRELIDHILVSQALLPRLERVFTGREQLPTVDGTHPAAPHDSPSDHAPVLAVLDY; encoded by the coding sequence GTGAGCGTGGTCATCGGTACGTGGAACCTGGAGAACCTCTGCCGCCCGCTGCCCCCGGGCAGCCCGCCCTCGAACCGCTGCGCCGTCAAGGACGAGGCCACTTACCAGGCGAAGCTGGAGGGCCTCGCGGCCACCATCGGCCGGCTCGCGCCCGACCTCCTCGGCGTACAGGAGGTGGGCAGCCACGAGGCCCTGTCCGATCTGGTCGACAGGCTCGACGGTGACTGGCACATCGCCCTGTCGACGCACCCGGACCGCCGCGGCATCCGGGTCGGCTTCCTCAGCCGCCGGCCGCTCACCGTGGTCGAGGACCGCACGGCCTTCCCTGACCACCTGCCGCCCGTCCGGGTCGAGGACGACGGAACCATGATCAAGAGGATGGGCCGCGGCGGGCTGGTCGTGCGCTGGAGTCCGGCCCCCGGCCACAGTGTCGGTGCGGCCGTCTGCCACCTCAAGTCCAAGCTGCTGACCTTCCCCGGCAACCGGCACAGCACGGACGACGAGCAACTGCGCGCCCGCTACGCCGCGTACGCCCTGTACCGCCGGGCCGCCGAGGCCGTCACCATCCGCTTCGTGGCCGACCAGCTCCTGCAGGGCGACGGCCGCGCGCACGAGGTGATCGTGATGGGCGACCTCAACGACGAGTTCAAGGCGGCCACCACACAGATCCTGTACGGCCCGCCGGGCTCGCAGATCGGTGGCGGCGGATTCCACGACGCCGACCTCGGCGACCCGAGGCGGCTGTGGAACCTCGCTCCGCGCATCCTGGAACAGGGCGGTTTCTCCCGCGTCTTCGAGGGCCAGAGGGAACTCATCGATCACATCCTGGTGAGCCAGGCCCTGCTGCCCCGCCTGGAGCGCGTCTTCACCGGCCGGGAGCAGCTGCCGACGGTGGACGGAACCCACCCGGCCGCGCCGCACGACAGCCCCTCCGACCACGCGCCGGTCCTCGCCGTACTCGACTACTGA
- a CDS encoding tRNA-dependent cyclodipeptide synthase, translating to MGLAAQRTRPLLTTATEVFTVRPYTPHCQVISTEGDHAVIGISPGNSYFSAQRVNDLAHWGLRNFEQVDLIYTDMHVAEMYEALGYGEDEARRKAVKNLRGVRAKVNNAAAEADPTGARLRARPMSSLTDIPAYRALHSHLTNLLDTDPEFRKTSNKLVDAFLSSKVLNGKAATTRQRDVCLEYVCAEMPLFLDTPAILGVPSSLNCYHQLLPMAELLYSRGSGLRASRNQGHAIITPAEGAPDAH from the coding sequence ATGGGACTAGCGGCACAAAGGACCCGACCCCTGTTGACGACAGCAACCGAAGTCTTCACAGTCCGGCCGTACACCCCGCATTGCCAGGTGATCAGCACCGAAGGCGATCATGCCGTCATAGGTATTTCCCCGGGGAACAGTTATTTTTCGGCCCAACGTGTCAATGACCTTGCCCACTGGGGCCTGCGCAACTTCGAGCAGGTCGACCTCATCTACACCGACATGCACGTGGCCGAGATGTACGAGGCTCTCGGCTACGGCGAGGACGAAGCACGGCGGAAGGCGGTGAAGAACCTGCGCGGCGTCCGCGCCAAGGTGAACAACGCCGCCGCGGAAGCCGACCCCACCGGCGCCCGGCTCCGCGCCCGCCCGATGTCGTCCCTCACCGACATCCCGGCCTACCGGGCGCTCCACAGCCACCTGACCAACCTGCTGGACACCGACCCGGAGTTCCGCAAGACCAGCAACAAGCTGGTCGACGCGTTCCTCTCGTCGAAGGTCCTGAACGGGAAGGCCGCCACCACCCGGCAGCGGGACGTGTGCCTGGAGTACGTCTGCGCCGAGATGCCGCTCTTCCTCGACACGCCGGCCATCCTCGGCGTGCCGTCCTCCCTCAACTGCTACCACCAGCTCCTGCCCATGGCGGAACTGCTCTACTCACGCGGCTCGGGCCTGCGCGCCTCGCGCAACCAGGGTCACGCCATCATCACCCCCGCCGAAGGAGCTCCCGATGCCCACTGA